One window from the genome of Jiangella alba encodes:
- a CDS encoding ABC transporter permease, with the protein MSTDQLPSQDVETPGDPATETGRDAADVSVASQRQLIWWRFRRHKLAMAGLWVMIAMYVVAIFAGFFAPFSKDTTSADHAYQPPQLPSFSFSEGFYVHPTTGSTDPETLARVFEEDTSRVVNLGFFVRGDEYSLLGVIDTNIHLFGPTEPGERFYLLGADRTGGDLLSKIIYGAQISLSLGLAGVAISLVLGLVLGGISGYFGGWIDSVIQRIIELIMSIPTLPLWLGLAAAIPPQWGPTRTYFMITIILSLLGWTSLARVIRGRLLQTRTEDYVLAAKLDGVRTRRIISRHMLPSFLSHIIATVSLAVPAMILAETSLSFLGLGLRAPAVSWGVLLQDAQSVQVVATAPWLLLPGLAVVVAVVAFNFVGDGLRDSADPYGRRTT; encoded by the coding sequence ATGAGCACCGACCAACTGCCCAGCCAGGACGTCGAGACGCCCGGCGACCCGGCCACCGAGACCGGCCGCGACGCCGCCGACGTCAGCGTCGCGTCGCAGCGCCAGCTCATCTGGTGGCGGTTCCGCCGGCACAAGCTGGCCATGGCCGGCCTGTGGGTGATGATCGCGATGTACGTCGTGGCGATCTTCGCCGGGTTCTTCGCGCCGTTCTCGAAGGACACCACCAGCGCCGACCACGCCTACCAGCCGCCGCAGCTGCCGAGCTTCTCCTTCTCCGAGGGGTTCTACGTCCACCCGACCACCGGGTCGACCGACCCGGAGACGCTGGCCCGGGTGTTCGAGGAGGACACCAGCCGGGTGGTCAACCTCGGCTTCTTCGTCCGCGGCGACGAGTACTCGCTGCTCGGCGTGATCGACACGAACATCCACCTGTTCGGGCCGACCGAGCCGGGGGAGCGGTTCTACCTGCTCGGCGCCGACCGCACCGGCGGCGACCTGCTGTCGAAGATCATCTACGGCGCGCAGATCTCGCTCTCGCTCGGCCTCGCCGGGGTGGCGATCTCCCTGGTGCTGGGGTTGGTGCTGGGCGGCATCTCGGGCTACTTCGGCGGCTGGATCGACTCGGTGATCCAGCGCATCATCGAGCTGATCATGTCGATCCCGACGCTGCCGCTGTGGCTCGGTCTCGCCGCCGCCATCCCGCCGCAATGGGGACCCACCCGCACCTACTTCATGATCACCATCATCCTGTCGCTGCTCGGCTGGACCAGCCTGGCCCGGGTCATCCGCGGCCGGCTGCTGCAGACCCGCACCGAGGACTACGTGCTGGCGGCGAAGCTGGACGGCGTGCGCACGCGGCGGATCATCTCGCGGCACATGCTGCCGTCGTTCCTCTCGCACATCATCGCGACGGTCAGCCTCGCGGTGCCGGCGATGATCCTCGCCGAGACGTCGCTGTCGTTCCTCGGCCTCGGGCTGCGGGCGCCGGCGGTCTCGTGGGGCGTGCTGCTGCAGGACGCGCAGAGCGTGCAGGTGGTGGCGACGGCGCCGTGGCTGCTGCTGCCCGGCCTGGCGGTCGTCGTGGCCGTGGTGGCGTTCAACTTCGTCGGCGACGGGTTGCGAGACTCCGCCGACCCGTACGGAAGGAGGACGACATGA
- a CDS encoding ABC transporter ATP-binding protein, producing the protein MDPDAILELRNLCTTFHTDEGAVHAVDDVSLRIRRGSTTCIVGESGSGKSATARSIIQVVDHPGRVDSGQVLYRPTPDGAVVDLAALNATGPGIRSIRGRDIGLVFQEPMSSLSPVHTIGDQIGELLELHERLSPQAAKERVIDDLRRVGIPRPEERFGAYTFQLSGGMRQRAMIAMALVCRPSLLIADEPTTALDVTTQAQILDLLAELKQSLGMTLMFITHDLGVVAEIADDVVVMRHGKVVEHGPVDQIFHDPRHEYTQELLAALPQRGAVTVTEPEPVAEASPRPLLRIEDLEMTFEAAAGTLFGRRRTERVNAVDKVTLDIPEGSTVGLVGESGCGKTTLGRCVLRAYRPTAGKLLYAGADGRVTDLARLSEKELLPFRRQIRMVFQDPYGSLNPRMTVRQVVGEPLRVAGLASGSELDGRVEDMLERVGLKRSMAGRYPHAFSGGERQRIGIARALITEPRLVVADEAVSALDVSVRTQILELLAELQDDLGLTYLFISHDLSVVERICDQVAVMYFGVMVEQGPAEQVFADPEHGYTRALLSAVPVADPRERGTRERVAYEPEPA; encoded by the coding sequence ATGGACCCGGACGCGATCCTCGAGCTGCGGAACCTGTGCACGACCTTCCACACCGACGAGGGCGCCGTGCACGCCGTCGACGACGTCTCGCTGCGCATCCGCCGCGGCTCCACCACGTGCATCGTCGGGGAGTCCGGCTCGGGCAAGTCCGCCACGGCGAGGTCGATCATCCAGGTGGTCGACCACCCGGGCCGGGTCGACTCCGGCCAGGTGCTGTACCGCCCGACGCCCGACGGCGCCGTCGTCGACCTCGCCGCGCTGAACGCCACCGGGCCGGGCATCCGGTCCATCCGCGGCCGCGACATCGGCCTGGTGTTCCAGGAGCCGATGTCGTCGCTGAGCCCCGTGCACACCATCGGCGATCAGATCGGCGAGCTGCTCGAGCTGCACGAGCGGCTGTCGCCGCAGGCCGCCAAGGAGCGGGTGATCGACGACCTGCGCCGGGTCGGCATCCCGCGGCCCGAGGAGCGGTTCGGCGCGTACACGTTCCAGCTCTCGGGCGGCATGCGGCAGCGGGCGATGATCGCGATGGCGCTGGTCTGCCGCCCGTCGCTGCTGATCGCCGACGAGCCGACCACCGCGCTCGACGTCACCACCCAGGCGCAGATCCTGGACCTGCTGGCCGAGCTGAAGCAGTCGCTGGGGATGACGCTGATGTTCATCACCCACGACCTCGGCGTGGTCGCCGAGATCGCCGACGACGTCGTCGTCATGCGCCACGGCAAGGTGGTCGAGCACGGCCCGGTCGACCAGATCTTCCACGACCCGCGGCACGAGTACACGCAGGAGCTGCTGGCCGCGCTGCCGCAGCGCGGCGCCGTCACGGTCACCGAGCCGGAGCCCGTCGCCGAGGCGTCGCCGCGGCCGTTGCTGCGGATCGAGGACCTGGAGATGACGTTCGAGGCCGCGGCCGGCACGTTGTTCGGCCGCCGCCGCACCGAGCGCGTCAACGCCGTCGACAAGGTGACGCTGGACATCCCCGAGGGCAGCACCGTCGGACTGGTCGGCGAGTCCGGCTGCGGCAAGACGACGCTGGGCCGGTGCGTGCTGCGCGCCTACCGGCCGACGGCGGGGAAGCTGCTGTACGCCGGCGCCGACGGCCGCGTCACCGACCTCGCCCGGCTGAGCGAGAAGGAGCTGCTGCCGTTCCGCCGGCAGATCCGGATGGTCTTCCAGGATCCGTACGGCTCGCTCAACCCGCGCATGACGGTCCGCCAGGTCGTCGGCGAACCACTGCGCGTCGCCGGGCTGGCGTCCGGGTCGGAGCTGGACGGCCGGGTCGAGGACATGCTCGAACGGGTCGGGCTGAAGCGCTCGATGGCCGGCCGGTACCCGCACGCGTTCTCCGGCGGCGAGCGGCAGCGCATCGGCATCGCCCGCGCGCTCATCACCGAGCCGCGGCTGGTCGTCGCCGACGAGGCGGTGTCGGCGCTGGACGTGTCGGTGCGCACGCAGATCCTGGAGCTGCTCGCCGAACTGCAGGACGACCTCGGCCTCACCTACCTGTTCATCTCGCACGACCTGTCGGTGGTGGAGCGGATCTGCGACCAGGTCGCGGTGATGTACTTCGGCGTCATGGTCGAGCAGGGGCCGGCCGAGCAGGTGTTCGCCGACCCGGAGCACGGGTACACGCGGGCGCTGCTGTCGGCGGTGCCGGTGGCGGATCCGCGCGAGCGCGGCACCCGCGAGCGGGTCGCCTACGAGCCGGAGCCCGCCTGA
- a CDS encoding SGNH/GDSL hydrolase family protein, translated as MTLDARTALTGQTPVDWLFTGDSIVAAAKWTGVHRGYADLFAERVRYWLGRRDDTVLNTAVSGWRVPRLRDALETSVLRHAPHVAIIGLGSNDANDGPDGRAAFVREYTDVVRRVQAAGTDVVLQTPPTVAPTQAQAPHLDAYADAVREVAAATGSHLVDHHKTWTADGDEALALLVDGLHPGPEGHQKLARDLLTALGDAHPTWT; from the coding sequence ATGACGCTCGACGCCCGCACCGCCCTCACCGGCCAGACGCCGGTCGACTGGCTGTTCACCGGCGACAGCATCGTCGCCGCGGCGAAGTGGACCGGCGTGCACCGCGGCTACGCCGACCTGTTCGCCGAGCGGGTCCGCTACTGGCTCGGCCGCCGCGACGACACCGTGCTGAACACGGCGGTCAGCGGCTGGCGGGTGCCGAGGCTGCGCGACGCGCTGGAGACGTCGGTGCTGCGGCACGCGCCGCACGTGGCGATCATCGGGCTGGGCAGCAACGACGCCAACGACGGGCCGGACGGGCGAGCGGCCTTCGTCCGCGAGTACACCGACGTCGTGCGGCGCGTCCAGGCGGCCGGCACCGACGTCGTGCTGCAGACGCCGCCGACGGTGGCGCCCACGCAGGCGCAGGCCCCGCACCTCGACGCCTACGCCGACGCCGTCCGCGAGGTGGCCGCCGCCACCGGCAGCCACCTCGTCGACCACCACAAGACGTGGACGGCGGACGGCGACGAGGCGCTCGCGCTGCTGGTCGACGGGCTGCACCCGGGCCCCGAGGGGCACCAGAAGCTGGCCCGCGACCTCCTCACCGCGCTCGGCGACGCCCACCCCACCTGGACCTGA
- a CDS encoding alpha/beta hydrolase family protein, producing MTSTRLGFAPNLDGYVDAALDLQRHVEGHTRRRLAEWDERVVASADDVRREGERVRAAVLRGLGGLPPSDGTAPPVRWCGAVSGLPDDAGYGIERLIIETAPGVHATANLYRPHGTGVHPAVVFVCGHADEAKAYPQYQAVCARLARAGLVVLALDPFGQGERLGYLDEAGRPVVNAGTAEHTYAGLQSWWLGQSPARWFVHEVRRAIDLLEALPGVDATRVGLTGNSGGGWLTTLATAVEPRIAAAAPATFVTSRAKYLDGGQHQDAEQVLLGGTEHGVDHADLLAAAAPRPVTVLAAEYDFFPIEGTRETVRRAQRTYALLGEPDALTLVTAATTHQYAPELAAAATRFFCAALGLPEPDDETEPGTLPPSALACGASGNAAFLHDLTAADYREPREPADPTDWLRDRITAGRDVPDEPGVRWLPGPAGSRHGFWRTETDLWNAGILLPGETNARPGLRLVLLDHGTAEATTDHPVLTRAARDDRVGGPLLVLDVRGVGALAPRDRSGRSALSHDSTMYKLLADLLWLDDSLAAARAFDVTRAIDVMLAGHPDRPVHIHAAGLGAHHAMLAAAVDPRIVDVTVSDPVVDLDRIMTTRLHDDGRGAWHGVLPGLAVHAPGRRLHDLLGTRLKEVP from the coding sequence GTGACTTCCACGCGGCTCGGCTTCGCGCCCAACCTGGACGGCTACGTGGACGCCGCCCTCGACCTCCAGCGCCACGTCGAGGGCCATACCCGGCGCCGGCTGGCGGAGTGGGACGAGCGGGTCGTCGCGTCCGCGGACGACGTGCGGCGCGAGGGCGAGCGGGTCCGGGCCGCTGTGCTGCGCGGTCTCGGCGGACTGCCGCCGTCGGACGGCACGGCGCCGCCGGTGCGCTGGTGCGGCGCGGTGTCCGGCCTGCCGGACGACGCGGGGTACGGCATCGAGCGGCTGATCATCGAGACCGCGCCCGGCGTCCACGCGACCGCCAACCTCTACCGCCCCCACGGCACCGGCGTCCACCCGGCCGTCGTGTTCGTGTGCGGGCACGCCGACGAGGCGAAGGCGTATCCGCAGTACCAGGCGGTGTGCGCGCGGCTGGCCCGGGCCGGCCTCGTCGTGCTGGCGCTGGACCCGTTCGGCCAGGGCGAGCGGCTCGGCTACCTCGACGAGGCGGGCCGGCCCGTCGTCAACGCCGGCACCGCCGAGCACACATACGCCGGCCTGCAGTCGTGGTGGCTGGGGCAGTCCCCCGCGCGCTGGTTCGTGCACGAGGTGCGCCGGGCGATCGACCTGCTCGAAGCGCTCCCCGGCGTCGACGCGACCAGGGTCGGCCTGACCGGCAACAGCGGTGGCGGCTGGCTCACGACCCTCGCCACCGCCGTCGAGCCGCGCATCGCGGCGGCCGCGCCCGCCACGTTCGTCACCTCCCGCGCCAAGTACCTCGACGGCGGGCAGCACCAGGACGCGGAGCAGGTGCTGCTCGGCGGCACCGAGCACGGCGTCGACCACGCCGACCTGCTGGCCGCCGCCGCGCCGCGGCCGGTGACGGTGCTGGCGGCGGAGTACGACTTCTTCCCGATCGAGGGCACCAGGGAGACCGTCCGGCGGGCACAGCGGACCTACGCGCTGCTCGGCGAGCCCGACGCGCTCACGCTGGTCACCGCCGCGACCACGCACCAGTACGCGCCGGAGCTGGCCGCCGCGGCAACCCGGTTCTTCTGCGCGGCCCTCGGCCTGCCCGAGCCGGACGACGAGACGGAGCCCGGCACGCTGCCACCGTCCGCGCTGGCCTGCGGCGCCAGCGGCAATGCGGCGTTCCTGCACGATCTCACCGCGGCCGACTACCGGGAACCGCGCGAACCGGCCGACCCCACCGACTGGCTGCGCGACCGGATCACCGCCGGCCGCGACGTGCCGGACGAGCCCGGCGTGCGGTGGCTGCCCGGCCCGGCCGGCAGCCGGCACGGCTTCTGGCGCACCGAGACCGACCTGTGGAACGCCGGCATCCTGCTCCCCGGCGAGACCAACGCCCGCCCCGGGCTTCGGCTGGTGCTGCTGGACCACGGCACCGCCGAAGCGACCACCGACCACCCGGTGCTGACCAGAGCCGCCCGCGACGACCGCGTCGGCGGGCCGCTGCTGGTCCTCGACGTCCGCGGGGTGGGCGCGCTCGCGCCCCGCGACCGGTCCGGACGGTCCGCGCTGAGCCACGACTCCACGATGTACAAGCTGCTCGCCGACCTGCTCTGGCTGGACGACAGCCTGGCCGCGGCCCGCGCGTTCGACGTCACGCGGGCCATCGACGTCATGCTGGCCGGGCACCCGGACCGGCCGGTGCACATCCACGCCGCCGGGCTCGGCGCGCACCATGCGATGCTGGCCGCGGCCGTCGACCCCCGCATCGTCGACGTGACGGTGTCCGACCCGGTGGTCGACCTCGACCGGATCATGACGACGCGACTGCACGACGACGGACGGGGAGCGTGGCACGGTGTGCTGCCCGGCCTGGCCGTGCATGCCCCCGGGCGGCGGCTGCACGACCTGCTCGGCACCCGGCTCAAGGAGGTTCCATGA
- a CDS encoding Gfo/Idh/MocA family protein encodes MTRYAIAGLSNRGVASFVRPILGSLGGADTALGYGENAEDYSEHADVVAVVDPDEARVTAFNESLLPPGHAPLAWYAPDDFDRMVDEARPDVVVVASPDHTHAAYVLAALRRDVDVIVEKPMVTTAADAAAVLAAEQASKATVRVTHNLRYTLRHRTIKRLILDGAIGRPTHVSLDYHVDIRHGASFFLRWNRRRELSGGLSVHKSTHHLDLVSWWLDDVPERVFAIGGRHYYGPDSPHRPRDENGAPLTGAALRDNDPYFQAQLGSNTFPDGAAADRVGLFGLSYGHQYPAGQDMYLYDDEIDVEDTYSALVAYRGGIALSYTIDFSSPWEGYRVTINGTHGQIETLHSRLPGGGALPGSDDITYRPLFGEARTIEVATVAGGHEGADPLLRHDLFVGPGRESLDLGLLADSADGARAVATGEAIWRSIATRELVDVEDLLTPPE; translated from the coding sequence ATGACCCGCTACGCCATCGCCGGACTGTCCAACCGCGGGGTCGCGAGCTTCGTGCGGCCCATCCTCGGCTCGCTGGGCGGCGCGGACACCGCGCTCGGCTACGGCGAGAACGCCGAGGACTACTCCGAGCACGCCGACGTCGTCGCGGTGGTGGACCCGGACGAGGCGCGGGTGACGGCGTTCAACGAGTCGCTGCTGCCGCCGGGGCACGCGCCGCTCGCGTGGTACGCGCCGGACGACTTCGACCGCATGGTCGACGAGGCGCGGCCGGACGTCGTCGTGGTGGCGTCGCCGGACCACACGCACGCCGCCTACGTGCTGGCCGCGCTGCGCCGCGACGTCGACGTCATCGTCGAGAAGCCGATGGTCACGACCGCCGCCGACGCCGCCGCCGTGCTGGCCGCGGAGCAGGCGTCGAAGGCGACGGTGCGGGTGACCCACAACCTGCGCTACACGCTGCGCCACCGCACCATCAAGCGGCTCATCCTCGACGGCGCCATCGGCCGGCCGACGCACGTCAGCCTCGACTACCACGTCGACATCCGGCACGGCGCCAGCTTCTTCCTGCGCTGGAACCGGCGCCGCGAGCTGTCCGGCGGCCTGTCGGTGCACAAGAGCACGCACCACCTGGACCTCGTGTCGTGGTGGCTCGACGACGTGCCGGAGCGGGTGTTCGCGATCGGCGGCCGGCACTACTACGGACCGGACAGCCCGCACCGCCCGCGCGACGAGAACGGCGCGCCGCTCACCGGTGCGGCGCTGCGCGACAACGACCCGTACTTCCAGGCCCAGCTGGGCAGCAACACCTTCCCCGACGGCGCCGCCGCCGACCGCGTCGGCCTGTTCGGGCTGTCCTACGGCCACCAGTACCCGGCCGGTCAGGACATGTACCTGTACGACGACGAGATCGACGTCGAGGACACCTACAGCGCGCTGGTCGCGTACCGCGGCGGCATCGCGCTGTCGTACACGATCGACTTCTCGTCGCCGTGGGAGGGCTACCGGGTCACCATCAACGGCACCCACGGCCAGATCGAGACGCTGCACAGCCGGCTGCCCGGCGGCGGGGCGCTGCCCGGGTCGGACGACATCACCTACCGGCCGCTGTTCGGCGAGGCGCGCACCATCGAGGTCGCGACGGTCGCCGGCGGCCACGAGGGCGCCGACCCGCTGCTGCGGCACGACCTGTTCGTCGGGCCGGGCCGCGAGTCGCTGGACCTCGGCCTGCTCGCCGACTCCGCCGACGGCGCCCGCGCGGTGGCGACCGGCGAGGCGATCTGGCGCTCCATCGCCACCCGCGAGCTCGTCGACGTCGAGGACCTGCTCACGCCGCCCGAGTGA
- a CDS encoding sigma-70 family RNA polymerase sigma factor, translated as MAAAPKATSATPRRRQARSEGEPDLVGRYLAQLGSTPLLTAAEEVDLAKRIETGVYAEQLLAGAAPSKRKLTPSYKTQLDVLVRDGEAARDHMIRANLRLVVSVARKLSGRGLPFLDVIQEGNLGLIRAVEKFDYAKGFKFSTYATWWIRQAIQRGLAEQTRTVRLPVHVSETVAKLHRIDRDLQRLLGRDPTVDEVAEEAGIPVEKVVELRRVSRDPLSLDTPIGDDGESSIGELIEDDDAVQASDLVERRALSEQLRSVLDSLPTREAKIIGMRYGLVDGHEHTLQDVADEVGVSRERVRQLEKHALMLLRDPRRNESLMAWAS; from the coding sequence ATGGCAGCTGCACCGAAGGCCACCAGCGCGACGCCACGGCGCCGCCAGGCGCGTTCCGAGGGCGAGCCCGACCTCGTCGGCCGCTACCTCGCCCAACTGGGCTCGACGCCGCTGCTCACCGCGGCCGAAGAGGTCGACCTGGCCAAGCGCATCGAGACCGGCGTGTACGCCGAGCAGTTGCTGGCCGGTGCCGCGCCCTCCAAGCGCAAGCTGACCCCGTCCTACAAGACCCAGCTCGACGTCCTGGTCCGCGACGGCGAGGCCGCCCGCGACCACATGATCCGCGCCAACCTGCGGCTCGTCGTGTCGGTGGCGCGCAAGCTGTCCGGGCGCGGGCTGCCCTTCCTCGACGTCATCCAGGAGGGCAACCTCGGCCTCATCCGCGCGGTCGAGAAGTTCGACTACGCCAAGGGCTTCAAGTTCTCCACCTACGCCACGTGGTGGATCCGCCAGGCCATCCAGCGCGGGCTGGCCGAGCAGACCCGCACCGTGCGGCTGCCGGTGCACGTCTCCGAGACGGTGGCCAAGCTGCACCGCATCGACCGCGACCTCCAGCGGCTGCTCGGCCGCGACCCCACGGTCGACGAGGTCGCCGAAGAGGCCGGCATCCCGGTCGAGAAGGTCGTCGAGTTGCGCCGCGTCTCCCGCGACCCGCTCAGCCTCGACACCCCCATCGGCGACGACGGCGAGTCCAGCATCGGCGAGCTGATCGAGGACGACGACGCCGTCCAGGCCTCCGACCTCGTCGAGCGGCGGGCGCTGAGCGAGCAGCTGCGCAGCGTCCTCGACTCCCTGCCCACGCGCGAGGCGAAGATCATCGGAATGCGCTACGGCCTGGTCGACGGCCACGAGCACACCCTGCAGGACGTCGCCGACGAGGTCGGCGTGTCCCGCGAGCGGGTGCGCCAGCTCGAGAAGCACGCGCTCATGCTGCTGCGCGACCCGCGGCGCAACGAGTCGCTGATGGCCTGGGCCAGCTGA
- a CDS encoding sugar phosphate isomerase/epimerase family protein — protein sequence MVAMKGIAGAPVSFGVFELTADQPLPDPEEILRPLRDLGYDGVDLGPVGWLGRGEELRRRLREHDLVLVGGWVDLPFTDDDAFRAALPGLDDALEIFVAAAELDPARTPLPTLADMGSDLRRANPGGAAPGLALDDAGWGRLARNVETAAARVRAAGLEPTFHHHACTYVETPAEIDEFLARTDVGLTFDSGHLLIGGGDPVEGWRRWGSRINHLHLKDARTAVLDQVLREKGGMRDVWERRAFVELGAGDLDLDGFMDAVFESDFDGWLVVEQDVVPSPSDPPERVIDDQRANREALRRWLP from the coding sequence ATGGTGGCGATGAAGGGCATTGCCGGGGCACCGGTGAGCTTCGGCGTCTTCGAGCTGACGGCGGACCAGCCGCTGCCCGATCCGGAGGAGATTCTCCGCCCGCTGCGCGACCTGGGGTACGACGGTGTCGACCTCGGCCCGGTGGGCTGGCTCGGGCGCGGCGAGGAGCTGCGCCGCAGGCTGCGCGAGCACGACCTGGTGCTGGTGGGCGGGTGGGTCGACCTGCCGTTCACCGACGACGACGCGTTCCGGGCGGCGCTGCCCGGCCTCGACGACGCGCTGGAGATCTTCGTGGCGGCGGCCGAGCTGGACCCGGCCCGCACGCCGCTGCCGACGCTGGCCGACATGGGCAGCGACCTGCGCCGCGCCAACCCGGGCGGCGCGGCGCCGGGACTGGCGCTCGACGACGCCGGCTGGGGGCGGCTGGCGCGCAACGTCGAGACCGCCGCCGCGCGGGTGCGCGCCGCCGGTCTGGAGCCCACGTTCCACCACCACGCCTGCACGTATGTCGAAACGCCCGCCGAGATCGACGAGTTCCTGGCCCGCACCGACGTCGGCCTGACCTTCGACAGCGGCCACCTGCTCATCGGCGGCGGCGACCCGGTCGAGGGCTGGCGGCGCTGGGGCTCGCGGATCAACCACCTGCACCTCAAGGACGCCCGCACCGCCGTGCTCGACCAGGTGCTGCGCGAGAAGGGCGGCATGCGCGACGTCTGGGAGCGGCGCGCGTTCGTCGAGCTGGGCGCCGGCGACCTCGACCTCGACGGCTTCATGGACGCGGTGTTCGAGAGCGACTTCGACGGCTGGCTGGTGGTCGAGCAGGACGTCGTGCCGTCGCCGTCCGACCCGCCGGAGCGGGTCATCGACGACCAGCGCGCCAACCGCGAGGCGCTGCGCCGGTGGCTGCCGTGA
- a CDS encoding Gfo/Idh/MocA family protein, which translates to MSDRVRLAVAGLGAVAQSVHLPLIARRWDLFELVAVCDLAPSLRTAVGEQYGVPEERRYADAATMIEQSGAEGVVLLTSGSHGDVALRALRAGVAVFCEKPLTYTAAEADALAEAERELGRPALLLAYMKEHDEAVWQLSERLAGIDDVRAVEVEVLHPTGESQLAFANLRPAPSDVDPDAVSRLAAESGRLLDAALGADTSPRLRELYANVVLGSLVHDTSLLRAVFGGLVTVDGARTWGDRSVEVTGELPGAVRARMSWHYLPDYPAYTETLTVHHGSGSLRVTFGTPYVLNNPTRLEVVEAAPAGAAAGGEVRSVFTSTGEPFENELADFHRMVTAGERPRAGVAEGRADILTSQRIIRLLAGDEPVGGEAARA; encoded by the coding sequence GTGAGCGACCGCGTCCGGCTGGCCGTCGCCGGCCTCGGCGCCGTCGCGCAGTCCGTCCACCTGCCGCTGATCGCCCGTCGCTGGGACCTGTTCGAGCTGGTCGCGGTCTGCGACCTCGCGCCGTCGCTGCGCACCGCCGTCGGCGAGCAGTACGGCGTCCCCGAGGAGCGCCGCTACGCCGACGCCGCCACGATGATCGAGCAGAGCGGCGCCGAGGGCGTCGTCCTGCTGACCTCCGGCTCGCACGGCGACGTCGCGCTGCGGGCGCTGCGGGCCGGTGTCGCCGTCTTCTGCGAGAAGCCGCTGACGTACACCGCCGCCGAGGCCGACGCGCTGGCCGAGGCCGAGCGCGAGCTGGGCCGGCCGGCGCTGCTGCTGGCGTACATGAAGGAGCACGACGAGGCCGTCTGGCAGCTGAGCGAGCGGCTGGCCGGCATCGACGACGTGCGCGCCGTCGAGGTCGAGGTGCTGCACCCGACGGGTGAGTCGCAGCTGGCCTTCGCCAACCTGCGCCCGGCGCCCAGCGACGTCGACCCCGACGCCGTCAGCCGGCTGGCCGCGGAGTCCGGGCGGCTGCTGGACGCCGCGCTGGGCGCAGACACGTCGCCGCGGCTGCGCGAGCTGTACGCGAACGTCGTCCTGGGCAGCCTGGTGCACGACACGTCGCTGCTGCGCGCGGTGTTCGGCGGGCTGGTCACCGTCGATGGCGCCCGGACGTGGGGCGATCGCTCCGTCGAGGTCACCGGCGAGCTGCCCGGCGCCGTGAGGGCCCGGATGAGCTGGCACTACCTGCCCGACTATCCGGCGTACACCGAGACGCTGACGGTGCACCACGGCAGCGGCTCGCTGCGGGTGACGTTCGGGACGCCGTACGTGCTGAACAACCCGACCCGGCTCGAGGTGGTCGAGGCGGCACCGGCGGGGGCGGCGGCGGGCGGCGAGGTCCGCTCGGTGTTCACCTCCACCGGCGAGCCGTTCGAGAACGAACTGGCAGACTTCCACCGCATGGTGACGGCGGGCGAGCGGCCGCGGGCCGGGGTCGCCGAGGGCCGTGCGGACATCCTGACCAGCCAGCGGATCATCCGGTTGCTGGCCGGCGACGAGCCGGTCGGCGGGGAGGCGGCACGCGCGTGA